AACTTTTAAATAAGTAAGAGTTTGTGGTGGATGCCTTGGGTCTGAAAGTCGATGAAGGACGTGATTACCTGCGATAAGCCTCGTGGAGCTGGATATAAGCAACGAAACGGGGATTTCCGAATGGGGAAACCTAACTAGAGTAATGTCTAGTTGCATTGGAATGAATAAAATAGTTCCATTAGCGAGACACGTTGTGAACTGAAACATCTTAGTAGCAACAGGAAGAGAAAATAAAAATGATTTCATCAGTAGCGGCGAGTGAACGTGAAAGAGCCCAAACCAGTTTTTTAAACTGGGGTTGTAGGACTATCTACATAAAGTTACAAATCTTTGTTATAGCAGAATAGTTTGGGAAAACTAAGCATAGAGGGTGATACTCCCGTATGCGAAATAGCAAGGACTTTTGATAGTATCCTGAGTAGGGCGGGGCACGTGAAACCCTGTCTGAATCTGCCGGGACCATCCGGTAAGGCTAAATACTAATCAGACACCGATAGTGAACTAGTACCGTGAGGGAAAGGTGAAAAGAACCCCGGGAGGGGAGTGAAATAGAATCTGAAACCACTTACTTACAATTAGTCAGAGCCCGTTAATGGGTGATGGCGTACATCTTGCAGTATGGACCGGCGAGTTATGTTAACATGCGAGGTTAAGCGGAAAAAAGCGGAGCCGTAGAGAAATCGAGTCTTAATAGGGCGACTAGTATGTTGATATATACCCGAAACCATGTGATCTATTCATGAGCAGGCTGAAGCTTGGTTAATCCCAAGTGGAGGGCCGAACCGTAGTACGCTGAAAAGTGCCCGGATGACTTGTGAATAGCGGAGAAATTCCAATCGAACTTGGAGATAGCTGGTTCTCCTCGAAATAGCTTTAGGGCTAGCGTGTGATGTTAAGCTTTGATGGTAGAGCACTGAATATGGAATGGCCACGTCTAGTGGTACTGACTATAATCAAACTCCGAATATCATTGTGTATTATCATGCAGTCGGAACCGGGGTGCTAACGTCCCGGCTCGCGAGGGCAACAACCCAGATCGTCGGCTAAGGTCCCAAAATCGTGTTAAGTCAGAAAGGTTGTGAGATTTCATAAACAACTAGGAGGTTGGCTTAGAAGCAGCCACCCTTTAAAGAGTGCGTAATAGCTCACTAGTCAAGAGATCTTGCGCCCATAATGTAACGGGAGTAAAACACGATACCGAAGCCACGGGTACATTTAGTACGTTAGAGGAGCGTTCTTAATGCGGCGAAGTCAGACCGTGAGGACTGGTGGAGCGTTAAGAAGTGAGAATGCCGGTATGAGTAACGATTTGAGGTGAGAATCCTCAACGCCTATTGGGAAAGGTTTCCTGGGGAAGGTTCGTCCACCCAGGGTTAGTCAGGACCTAAGGAGAGGCTGAAAAGCGTATCCGATGGACAACAGGTTAATATTCCTGTACTACCTGCGTAAGTGATGGAGTGACGAAGAAGGATAGCACTACCCATTATTGGATTTGGGGGTAAGCAACAACTGGTGAGATTAGTTAAATGCGGTCTCTATAACTGGGAGTTGTGATGCATAGCTACTTGTAGCAAATTGTGTGATTTCATACTTCCTAGAAAAGCTTCTAAACGTTATAACACAAAAGGTACCTGTACCGAGAACGGACACACGTTCCCAAGATGAGTATTCTAAGGCGAGCGAGAAAACCAATGTTAAGGAACTCTGCAAATTAACCCCGTAAGTTCGCGAGAAGGGTGCCGACTTTTGTCGGCCACAGTAAATTGTGAGGGGCAACTGTTTATCAAAAACACAGCTCTCTGCTAAATCGTAAGATGAAGTATAGGGGGTGAAGCCTGCCCAGTGCCCGAAGGTTAAGCGGATTTGTTAGCTTATGCGAAGCATTGAAGTGAAGCCCGGGTGAACGGCGGCCGTAACTATAACGGTCCTAAGGTAGCGAAATTCCTTGTCGGCTAAATACTGACCTGCACGAAAGGCGCAATAATCTCTCAACTGTCTCAACATTGGACTCGGTGAAATTATGGTCCAGTGAAAACGCTGGTACCCGCATCAAGACGAAAAGACCCCATGGAGCTTTACTACAACTTCGTATTGAAACTTGGCCTAACATGTGTAGGATAGGTGGGAGACAATGAGGCTAGGACGCTAGTTCTAGATTAGTCGACCTTGAAATACCACCCTTGGTATGTTGAGTTTCTAACCTGCTACCGTTATCCGGTAGGGGACAGTGCGTGGTGGGTAGTTTGACTGGGGCGGTTGCCTCCTAAAAGGTAACGGAGGCGTTCAAAGGTACACTCAATACGGTCAGAAACCGTATGCAGAGCGCAAAGGTAGAAGTGTGCTTGACTGCGAGACCTACAAGTCGAGCAGGTGCGAAAGCAGGACTTAGTGATCCGGCTGTACGTCATGGAACGGCAGTCGCTCAACGGATAAAAGTTACCCTGGGGATAACAGGCTTATCTTGCCCAAGAGATCACATCGACGGCAAGGTTTGGCACCTCGATGTCGGCTCATCGCATCCTGGAGCTGGAGTCGGTTCCAAGGGTTTGGCTGTTCGCCAATTAAAGCGGTACGCGAGCTGGGTTCAGAACGTCGTGAGACAGTTCGGTCCCTATCTGATGTGGGCGTTGGAATATTGATGAGAGCTGCTCTTAGTACGAGAGGACCGGAGTGGACGTACCGCTGGTGTTCCAGTTGTTCCGCCAGGAGCATAGCTGGGTAGCTAAGTACGGAAGGGATAACCGCTGAAAGCATCTAAGTGGGAAGCCTCCTCAGAGATAAGTATTCCCTTGAAATTCCTTGTAGACTACGAGGTTGATAGGATGGAAGTGTAAGTGTAGTAATACATTTAGCTGACCATTACTAATAAATTGAAAGGTTTAAAAGTTAATGTATTCAGACATTTTAATGAATTATTAATTACTATTCAGTTTTTAAAGAACATAAAAAACGCTAAAGCGTTTTTTTATTTTTGACATTTCGTCATAAAAAATGTTATCATTAAATTATGCGTGAAAAAATTTCAAATAACTTTAAAAGAACAAAACTCATAGAATTTTATGCAGAAATTTTGGATTGCAGCGTAGAATGACTAAGCAAGTCTCGGAACAGCGATAGTTATTTACTTAATAAATTTAAAGAGCAATATGCTGATAATATCAGAAATGTTGCTTATAAAATTTTTAACATTAAAAGATGCTCATCTATCAGAGTGGAGGATATTAAAAATTTACTTTTAGCAGAATTAGCTAAATTGATGAGTGGTCAAAACCCTAAATACGAAAGTGATATGCTAGCTATGTTAGAAGAGCATAATATGAAAGGATGCTTTAGTTACTTCTGAACATGCTTAAAAAACAATGTTTCTAATGCTGTTGGAAAGGTATGCAATAAACAAGAAGAATTTGAAGTACGACTTAATGGTAATGAAATAGATTTAGGAATCTTAAAATACCAAATGAATGCTTCAGAAATAAAAGCTATCACTGATGCTAAGAAAAGAGATTTAACTATACAAAGAGCGAGAGCAAAGGCGTATAAAAAACTCAAGGAGCAAAATTATACGTTGTTTAGTCAAAACTTCCAATATAAAATTGAGCTTCCAATTTTAGAAGAGAAGAAGAAAATTCGAAATAAAATGTATAAAATTTTTGTAGAAGAATTTATCGAACGATTTAGAAAAATTCAAAAGAAATATGCGAAGAAGAAAGCAAAAAGACCTAATTCTAAATCTAAAAAAGTAAAGGAAAATAAGAATTAAATTTGAAAAAATAAACTTTTAGCGCTATAATATAGCACTTTTAGAAGTACTGTATTTTTTCATAAAAATCCATTTAATGGTAAAATTTATTTGTGTTACACACAAATAATTTTTTATTACATTTTATAAATAAAATGTAACTCGTGGAAGATAGGTTGCCTGTCGTTAACCACAATATCGAAAGGATAAATATGGCAAAAAAAGAAATCCAAAGAATTGCAAAATTACAATTCCCTGCCGGACAAGCTAAACCAGGTCCAGCATTAGCTGGTGTTGGTGTTAACATGCCGGAATTTACAAAAGCATTCAATGATGCAACTAGAGATAGAGCTGGTGAACCAGTTCCAGTAGAAATTACAGTATACAAAGATAAATCATTTGAATTCAAATTATTTACAGCTCCAGCTTCATTCAAAATTAAACAAGCTGCAAAAATTCAATCAGGAGCTGCAAACTCAAAAACAACAATCGTTGCTACAATTACAAAAGATCAATTAAAAGAAATCGCAGAATACAAAATGCCTGACTTAAACACAGATGACATTTACGCTGCTATGGCTACAGTAGCTGGAACAGCTAAACAAATGGGTGTTTTAGTTGAAGGATACGACGATATCTTTAAAGCAAAAGCAGAAGCTAAAGCTGCTGCTAAAGCAGCTAAATTAGCTGCCGAAAAAGAAGAAGCATTAAACAGTGACCTTGAAAACCTTGTTAACACAAAAGGACAAGCTATTGAAGTTAATGTTATTACAGATGAAAAAGCAGAAGAAGGAGCAGAATAATTATGGCTAAAAGAGTTTCAAAAAACTTAAAAGCAGCACGTGAATCATTTGATAGAAATGTTGCTTACGATTTAACAGAAGCTATTGAATTAGCTAAAAAAACTTCTTATGCAAAATTTGATGCTTCAATTGATCTTGCATTTAACTTAAACCTTGATGTTCGTAAAGCTGACCAACAATTACGTGGTGCAGTATTATTACCAAACGGAACAGGTAAATCAGTTCGTGTATTAGTAGCTACAAACAATGTTGAAAAACAAAAATTAGCTAAAGAAGCAGGTGCAGATATCGTTGTTGATGCACAAGCTTTAGAACAAAAAATTAAAGAAGATAACTTTGACTTTGACGTTATGGTTGCTGACCCAGCTATGATGCCTTTACTTGGAAAATATGGTAAAAAACTTGGGCCTAAAGGATTAATGCCTAACCCTAAAACAGGTACAGTTACACCTACTCCAGAAAAAGCTGTTGAAGAACTTAAAAAAGGTAAAGCAAACTACCGTACAGATAAAGCAGGTATTGTTCACTCATTAATCGGAAAAGCAAGCATGTCAACTGAAGCTTTAGTTGAAAATGCTCAAACACTTATTTCAT
The DNA window shown above is from Mycoplasma seminis and carries:
- the rplK gene encoding 50S ribosomal protein L11, producing MAKKEIQRIAKLQFPAGQAKPGPALAGVGVNMPEFTKAFNDATRDRAGEPVPVEITVYKDKSFEFKLFTAPASFKIKQAAKIQSGAANSKTTIVATITKDQLKEIAEYKMPDLNTDDIYAAMATVAGTAKQMGVLVEGYDDIFKAKAEAKAAAKAAKLAAEKEEALNSDLENLVNTKGQAIEVNVITDEKAEEGAE
- the rplA gene encoding 50S ribosomal protein L1, which produces MAKRVSKNLKAARESFDRNVAYDLTEAIELAKKTSYAKFDASIDLAFNLNLDVRKADQQLRGAVLLPNGTGKSVRVLVATNNVEKQKLAKEAGADIVVDAQALEQKIKEDNFDFDVMVADPAMMPLLGKYGKKLGPKGLMPNPKTGTVTPTPEKAVEELKKGKANYRTDKAGIVHSLIGKASMSTEALVENAQTLISLIKKLKPAAVKGTYIVNLTVSASMGPSVKVKIEK